In Streptomyces sp. ML-6, the genomic stretch GCCCCTCTCCAGCTTTGTCCGGGTGGTGGACACCTTGCCGTTCATGGGGGCGAGTCTCCCATGGTCCGGAGGTGCCTTCGACGCCCCGGTGGCGTGCTCGCGCCCCTTGCGTCCCCGCGTGTTCGCCTGGGCGCATCCGTCTTGCACCCGCTGTCCCGGCGCCCCTATGCTGAGTTTGTGCCGCAACTAAACAAACTGCGGACGGCACTGTCGGGGGGACCGGGCGGAAACACCGCCACAGCCCCGTCGGCCCGTCTCCGTGTCGCCCTGACCGTGTTCTTCGCCCTCGACGGATTCCTCTTCGCCGGCTGGGTGGTCCGTATCCCGGCCATCAAGCACCAGACCGGCGCCTCGGCCACCACCCTCGGCCTCGCCCTGCTCGGTGTGTCCGCCGGGGCCGTGGTGACCATGATGTTCACCGGCCGGCTGTGCCGACGCTTCGGCAGCCATCCGGTGACCGTGGTCTGCGGCGTCCTGCTCTCCCTGGCCATCGCCCTGCCCGCGCAGACGCATTCGGCGCTCGCGCTCGGCCTGGTGCTGCTGGTCTTCGGCGCCGCGTACGGCGGGATGAACGTGGCGATGAACAGCGCCGCGGTCGATCTGGTCGCCGCCCTGCGCCGCCCCGTGATGCCCGGTTTCCACGCCGCGTTCAGCCTGGGCGGGATGATCGGCGCCGGGCTCGGCGGACTGGTCGCCGGCGGCCTCTCCCCCGCCGCGCACCTCCTGGCCCTCACCGGGGCCGGGCTCCTGGTCACCGCCGTGGCGGGGCCGGTGCTGCTGCGCCATCCGGCCCCCGTCACCGGGTCCGGGACGGACGGTGCCGGAAAGCCGCGGCGGCCGGACGGCAGGGCCCGTCGGCTGGTAATCCTGTTCGGTGTGATCGCGCTCTGCACCGCCTACGGCGAGGGCGCGCTGGCCGACTGGGGCGCGCTCCACCTGGAGCAGGACCTCCACGCCCACCCCGGGGTCGCCGCCGCCGGATACTCCCTGTTCGCGCTGGCCATGACGGCGGGCCGGCTCACCGGCACCACCCTGCTCGAACGGCTCGGCCAGACCCGCACCCTCGTGGTGGGCGGTACGACGGCCGCCGCCGGGATGCTGCTCGGCTCGCTCGCGCCCTCCGCCTGGGCCGCCCTGATCGGTTTCGCCGTCACCGGCCTCGGCCTGGCCAACATCTTCCCGGTCGCGGTCGGCCGGGCGGGCGAACTGGCCGGCCCCGGTGGGGTGGCCGCCGCCTCGACGCTCGGCTACGGCGGGATGCTGCTCGGGCCGCCCGCGATCGGCTTCCTGGCGGACTGGTTCTCCCTGCCCGCCGCCCTGACCACGGTGGCGCTGCTGGCCGTCGCGGCCGCGGCGCTGGGGTACGGGGCCCGCAACGCGACCGCGACCGGCCGGCCGGTCGCGTCGCGGGAGGAACCGGTCGCGTCGCACCGGGAGGCCCGAAACGCTGCCACAATCGGGGCATGAAGATCACGGATCACATCCGCTCGCTGTCCGCCGAGGGCGAGTTGCTGGCGGACGCCGCGCAGCGGGCGGGCACCGGAGCACCGGTGCCGACCTGTCCCGACTGGCGGGTGCGCGACCTGCTCCGGCACACCGGCATGGTGCACCGCTGGGCGACCGCGTTCGTCGCCGAGGGCCACACCTCGTACCACCCCGACGGCGGGGAGCCCGATCTGGACGGGGCGGAGCTCCTCGACTGGTTCCGCGAGGGCCACGGCCTCCTGGTCGCCGCGCTGGAGGCCGCCCCGGCCGAACTGGAGTGCTGGACCTTCCTGCCCGCCCCCTCGCCGCTGGCCTTCTGGGCCCGGCGGCAGGCCCACGAGACCACCATCCACCGGGTGGACGCGGAGTCGGCCCTCGGCGGGCGGCCGTCACCGGTCGGGGCCGATCACGCGGAGGACGGGATCGACGAACTGCTGCTCAAGATGCACAGCCGCCCGAAGAGCCGGGTGCGCACGAACACGCCGTACTCGCTGCGGGTCCGGGCCACGGACACCGGTGCCGCCTGGACCGTCCGGCTCTCGTCGGAACCGCCGCAGACCGAGCGGACGGACGGGGCTCCCCCTAAGGAGCCGGTGGACTGTGAGGTGAGTGCGTCGGCCGAGAACCTCTATCTGACGCTCTGGAACCGGCTGCCGTTCACGGCGGTCACCGTGACGGGCGACCCGGAACCTGCCCGGATCTGGCGCGAGAACTCCGGGATCACCTGGTCCTGACGACAGGCCGGGGCAGCGGTGTCGCGGCCCGCCGCCCCGCGCCCCGACCCGTCCGGGATACGGCCTTCCCGGCGTCTCGGCCGGTCCTTCCGCGGCCGGGCCTTCCAGCGGCCGGGCCGGTACCGCCCCTTTGCGGCGGCGCCGCCCCGGCGTGGTGCGCCCGGCTCTCCGCCGTACCTCGGTCAGCCGAGCCAGCCCGGGCGCACCAGCCCCGACTCGTAGGCGAGCACGACGAGTTGTGCCCGGTCGCGGGCGCCCAGCTTGACCATGGTGCGGCTGACGTGGGTCTTGGCGGTGAGCGGGCTGACGACCAGCCGCCGGGCGATCTCCTCGTTGGAGAGCCCCATGCCGACCAGCATCATCACCTCCCTCTCCCGTTCGGTGAGTCCGTCCAGGCCCGTCGCCGCCGCGGGCTCCTTGGACCGGGCCGCGAACTCGGCGATCAGGCGGCGGGTGACCCCGGGCGAGAGCAGCGCGTCACCGTCCACCACCGCACGTACCGCGCGCAGCAGTTCGTCCGGCTCGGTGTCCTTGACGAGGAAGCCGGAGGCCCCGGAGCGGATCGCCTCGAAGACGTACTCGTCGAGCTCGAAGGTGGTGAGCATGACCACCTTGACGTCGGCCGACGCGGCGTCCCCGGCGAGGGCGCGGGTCGCGGCGAGGCCGTCGAGACGCGGCATCCGGATGTCCATCAGCACGATGTCGGGGCGCAGTTCGCGCACCAGGCGCACGGCCTCCTCGCCGTCCGCGGCCTCCCCCACCACCTCGATGTCGGGCTGGGCGTCCAGCAGGGCCCGGAAGCCCGCCCGGACCAGCAGCTGGTCGTCGGCGAGCAGTACGCGGATCACGGTGTCTCCTCCTCGTGGGCCGTCGCATCGTACGGCCCGGGCGGGGCGGGCGGGAGCGGGAGCTCGGCCCGGACCCGGAAGCCGCCGTCGGCCCCGGGGCCCGCCTCGATCGTGCCGCCCAGGGCCGCGGCCCGCTCCCGCATCCCGGCCAGGCCGTTGCCGCTGCCGCCCGCGTCCTTGCCGGTGGCGGGTCCGTCGTCGTCGACGCGGAGCCGGATGCGATCGGGCCGGTAGCCGACCCCGACCCGCGCGGTGCGCGAGCCGGAGTGCCGGACCACGTTCGTCAGCGCCTCCTGCACGATCCGGAAGGCGGCGAGGTCCGCGCCCGGTGGTACCGCCGGGCGCACGCCGTCG encodes the following:
- a CDS encoding MFS transporter, with the translated sequence MPQLNKLRTALSGGPGGNTATAPSARLRVALTVFFALDGFLFAGWVVRIPAIKHQTGASATTLGLALLGVSAGAVVTMMFTGRLCRRFGSHPVTVVCGVLLSLAIALPAQTHSALALGLVLLVFGAAYGGMNVAMNSAAVDLVAALRRPVMPGFHAAFSLGGMIGAGLGGLVAGGLSPAAHLLALTGAGLLVTAVAGPVLLRHPAPVTGSGTDGAGKPRRPDGRARRLVILFGVIALCTAYGEGALADWGALHLEQDLHAHPGVAAAGYSLFALAMTAGRLTGTTLLERLGQTRTLVVGGTTAAAGMLLGSLAPSAWAALIGFAVTGLGLANIFPVAVGRAGELAGPGGVAAASTLGYGGMLLGPPAIGFLADWFSLPAALTTVALLAVAAAALGYGARNATATGRPVASREEPVASHREARNAATIGA
- a CDS encoding maleylpyruvate isomerase family mycothiol-dependent enzyme; this translates as MKITDHIRSLSAEGELLADAAQRAGTGAPVPTCPDWRVRDLLRHTGMVHRWATAFVAEGHTSYHPDGGEPDLDGAELLDWFREGHGLLVAALEAAPAELECWTFLPAPSPLAFWARRQAHETTIHRVDAESALGGRPSPVGADHAEDGIDELLLKMHSRPKSRVRTNTPYSLRVRATDTGAAWTVRLSSEPPQTERTDGAPPKEPVDCEVSASAENLYLTLWNRLPFTAVTVTGDPEPARIWRENSGITWS
- a CDS encoding response regulator transcription factor: MIRVLLADDQLLVRAGFRALLDAQPDIEVVGEAADGEEAVRLVRELRPDIVLMDIRMPRLDGLAATRALAGDAASADVKVVMLTTFELDEYVFEAIRSGASGFLVKDTEPDELLRAVRAVVDGDALLSPGVTRRLIAEFAARSKEPAAATGLDGLTEREREVMMLVGMGLSNEEIARRLVVSPLTAKTHVSRTMVKLGARDRAQLVVLAYESGLVRPGWLG